The following nucleotide sequence is from Acidovorax radicis.
GCCTGGCGCAGCTGCACCAGTTGCGCGGGCGCGTGGGCCGCAGCCACCACCAAGCGTATGCCTATCTGATGGTGCCCGATGTGGAGGGCCTTACCAAGCAGGCGCAGCAGCGGCTCGACGCCATCCAGCAGATGGAGGAACTGGGCAGCGGCTTCTACCTGGCCATGCACGACCTGGAGATCCGCGGTGCGGGCGAGGTGCTGGGCGAGAACCAGAGCGGCAACATGCTCGAAGTGGGCTTCCAGCTCTACAACGAGATGCTCAACGAAGCCGTCAAGGCGCTCAAGGCGGGCAAAGAGCCCGATTTGCTGGCGCCCTTGTCCGTCACCACCGACATCAACCTGCACGCCCCCGCCCTGCTGCCCGACGACTACTGCGGTGACGTGCACCTGCGCCTGTCGTTCTACAAAAAGCTGGCCACGGCCAAGACCAGCGACCAGATCGATGCGCTGCTTGAAGAGATCGTGGACCGCTTCGGCAAGCTGCCGCCGCAGGCGCAGACACTCATCGACGTGCACCGCCTGCGCGTGCTGAGCCAGCCCTATGGCGTGGTGAAGGTGGATGCGGCCCCGGGGGTGATCAACATCACTTTCAAACCCCAGCCGCCCATCGACCCCATGCGCATCATTGAGCTGATCCAGAAAAACAAGCACATCAAGCTGGCGGGCAACGAAAAGCTGCGCATCGAGCGTGAACTGAAGGACCCGAAGGACCGCGCGCAGATGGTGCGGGACATTCTGCGCAGCCTGGGGCAGCCGCTGGTGGCTGCTTGATTTTTTTGAATGAAATTGGCCTCTAGCGCTTATCCATAAAGCGCTGGCAGCTATCAATAGAGTAGTAAAAAAACCCATGTGGCTGGAGGCTGCTCTCGTTCTCATTGCTTTGGCGGCTGCCGTGGCAGCACGGCCCTGGCGCATGCTGGCCAGCCGCAAGCCCCTGACAAACGAGACCCACGCTGCGCCGTCTGCACTGTGGACGCCGCTGTTCGCCACACTGGTGTTTCTGCCCTGGATGTGGGCACTGCCCGCACTGCCCGCACTGCACGCCATGCCGCTGCAGCTGCAAATGTCTGGCGCGTGCCTGGTGGTGCTGATGCTGGGCTGGCCGCTCGCCATCCCGGTGCTGGTCGTGGTGGGGGGCTGTGCCGGGCTTCTCTCGCCCGCACTGGCCTGGCCCGAGGCGCTGTCCACCGTCACCTGGATGGGCGTGGTGCCCGCCACGCTGGCCCTGGGGCTGGGGGCGTTGATTCGGCGTTTCATCGGCACCCAGCCGTTTGTGTATGTGCTGGGCCGGGCTTTTCTGGGCACTGTGGCGTGTGTCTTCGCGGCAGGCGCCTTGTCCCAGTGGGGTGGCCATCTGTTGCCGGGCGTAGGCACCGAGCTCTCCCTGGTGGCCCGCTGGCTCATGGCTTGGGGCGACGGATTTGTCACCGGCATGTTGGCCGCCATTTTTGTGGCCTTCAAGCCTGAATGGCTGGCCACGTGGTCGGATCGCCTGTACCTGCCACGTCCGGAATGACGTGGCTTTTGCCATGGCAGCCGCAGGGTTTGACGCAACTCAAGGGCAACCCCACCGAATAGCGCAATAGTCAGTAACCCCATTTAAAACGAGGTTACTCATGAAACTGCTGCACGACCTTTTCACCACCCCCTATGGCTTGATGAGCATCATCGGCATTGGCTTCATGCTGTGTATGGCGGGGTTCTTTTTGCGCATGTTCCTGGGCAAGATGGGCGCGCCACAATCTCCCGAACCCGGTAAAAGTGTGCCGACTGGCGGCAGCAAAACCCTGCCACCCTCGCGCTGAGGGCCCATTCACTGGTAAGGCGCCTCAGGCACCCCAGGCGCCACGCGGTAACGCAAGGCCGGTGCCTGCGGCAAGCACAGAGATACGCGCCAAGACATGCGCACCGACAAGCGCAGGAACGGCGCACAGGCGGCGATACCATTGCGGGCTTTAGTTACTGCATTTGCCGCGCCATTTCTGCCATGACCCACGCTACTGAATTCGCCCCTGGCCTTGTCATTCAAGGCATTGCGCCGCAGCTGCTCCTGTCCAGCTACAAACTCATTGCCTTTGACATGGACTCCACCCTCATCAACATCGAGTGTGTGGACGAGATCGCCGACGCGGCAGGCCGCAAGGCCGAGGTGGCAGCCATCACCGAGGCCGCGATGCAGGGCCTCATCACCGATTACAAGGAGAGCCTGCGCCAGCGCGTGGCCCTCCTCAAAGGTGTGACGGTGCAGCACATGGAGCACGTGTTTTCCGAACGCCTGCGCTTTAACCCCGGTGCCAGAGAACTGATCACCGCCGCCAAGGCCGCAGGCCTGACCACGCTGCTGGTGTCGGGGGGTTTCACTTTCTTTGCCAACCGCGTGAAGGCCGGGCTAGGCATCGACTTTGCCCGCTCCAACCAGCTGGAGATCGACAACGGCCAACTCACGGGGCGCATGGTGGAACAAGCCTGGGGCGACATCTGTGACGGTGCGGAAAAACGCCGCACGTTACTGGAAGTCGCCTCGCTCATGGGCATAGCCCCCACACAGGCCATTGCGGTGGGCGACGGCGCCAACGATCTGCCCATGATGGGCGCTGCGGGCCTCTCGGTGGCGTACCACGCCAAACCCGCCGTGCGGGCGCAGGCCAATGTGGCCATCAACCTGGGCGGGCTCGACCGGCTGCTGGAAGTGCTGCGCTGAATCTGCTTCACCGCATCGGCCCCACGTCAACGATTACTGCCGCCTCGCACTCTCCCGTCCGTGCCCGGCAATTGCACGGCGCGGACCTTTGCGTCAATCACTGTATTTTTGATAGCTGCTCGCGCTTATCCAATAAGCGCTATAGGCACTTTTCTTTATAAATTCAAATTGGTAGATCGACTGGCGCTGCGACTGATCGGGGGCGCAACAATAGACACCAGCCCACCCCCCACCAATGGCGACGCTGGCGCGACCAGGTCAGCCAGGGTCACCGCATCAAGCACCGCCAAATAGGCCTGAATCGCCTGGCTCAACACCCCTTTGAGGCGGCAGTGGTCGCTCAGGCAACACTGGTTGGTCAACGGGTCAAAACACTCGACCAGGTTGAAATCGGTTTCTGTGGAGCGCACCACTGCCCCTATGTTGATGCTGGATGCCGGCCGCATCAGGCGCATGCCGCCGCCCCGCCCGCGCGTGGTTTCGAGCAACCCTTGCGCCGATAGCTGCTGCACGATTTTCATCAGGTGGCTGCGAGAAATGCCATACAGCTCTGCCACCTCCGTGATCGTGACCGGCTGCACCCGGCCTTGCGTGCTCGCGCAATACATCAGCACGCGCAAGGTGTAGTCGGTCCACTGTGTCAGCCGCATGAATTTGCCCTAAGTCAATTGAAAGATGTGCTGACTGTGTATTTTATTGGATAAAATATTCACATCGTATGAATCTTTCAAGGACTCCCATGAACGCACGCGTCGACACACTGCAAACCGCCCAACCAATCCTCAGCGCCGACCAGCAAATCGGTCAGATTGCGGTGCAACTTCCAGGTGCTACGGCGGTGTTCCGGCGCCTGAAGCTGGATTTCTGCTGCGGCGGCCAGGTCAGCCTGTCCAAGGCCGCTGCGGAAAAGGGCCTGGACCCCAACGCCGTGCTGGCCGAGTTGTCAGCACTGCAACGCAGCGATGCCGTGCCAGAGGCCGCATCCCCCAGCACCTTGATTGACCATATCGTGGCCCGCTACCACGACGTCCATCGCGCACAGTTGCCTGAACTGATCCGCATGGCGCGCCGTGTAGAAGCCGTGCACCGCGAAAACCCCGAGGTCCCGGCCGGCTTGGCGGATCTGCTGGAAGAAATGAACGAAGAGCTGCAATCGCACATGCTCAAGGAGGAGCAAGTGCTGTTCCCGATGCTCAAGGCCGGCGGCAACCCCATGGTGGGCCAACCCATCGGCATGATGCGGTCCGAGCACGTGGACCACGGTGAAGCGCTGGACAAGCTCAACGAACTCACCAACGACGCCACCCCGCCGCTGGGCGCCTGCAACACGTGGCGCGCGCTGTATGCCGGTATTGGTCAACTGAGCGATGACCTCATCAACCACATTCACCTCGAAAACAACGTGTTGTTTCCACAATTCGAGGCCAGCGCGGCCCCTGCACAAGGTTGCGGTTCGTCAGGCTGCGGCTGCAGCTGAAAAGGCACACTCACGCCATGAACCCGGAATCAACAACGCCCGAACCGGCTGCCGCGCCCACCTTGGAGTCCATCACCGCACTGGTGCATGGTTTTTATGCCGACGTGCGCCAGGACGCTTTGTTGGGGCCGGTGTTTGAACAGGCATTGCACGGCCGGTGGGACGCCCACCTGCAACGGCTGGTGGACTTCTGGAGCACGGTGGCGCTCGGCACGCGCAGTTTTCGCGGCAACGTTTTCGGCAAACACATGGCGCTGGAAGGCGTCACCCCCGCCCACTTTGCGGCGTGGGTGGGGCTGTGGCAAAAACACACCCAACAGTTGTTTGCGCCCGATGTGGCGCGCGAGTTGCAGTTGGCGGCCCATGGCATTGCGCGCAACCTGTTTCGCGGCTATTTCGGCAGCGACCCGGGGTTTTTAGAACAACGACCTGACGCCCACCACGCGCCCGCCACCCAAGCGTGAAGCCGCCCGCACGAGGTGGCCCTTCATGGGTACGCCTTGCGGGCTTTCTCAGATCCTGCGTTCAAGATGATGGTGGTGCCAATGGCTGGCAACCACACACAAACCCAAAGTGACAGGACACCGTGGCAGTGCCGTGGCCGCATCTCGTTGCGGCCGACCAATGTCCTTCACCAGCGCTCACCGGCGGCGCAACGGTGTGAGCAGATCCGACAAGCCGTTGTGGTCGATCTCACGCATCAGCGCGAGCAACTGACCCAGCTCGCCTTTGGGAAACCCCTCACGCGCAAACCAGTGCAGGTAATTGCCAGGGAGGTCGGCCAGCACCGTGCCCTTGTATTTGCCATAGGGCATCTGCATGGTCACCAGGCGTTGCAGCTTTTCAGGGTCGATCACCATGGGGCGTATTTCACGTGTTGCGTGGATTCCTTCAGCCGCCAGCGCGCTTGACCTTATGGCCCAGCTTTTGCATCGCTGCCACCACGCGTTCGACGTGGTCGCCCTGCACTTCAATCACGCCGTCCTTCACCGTACCGCCGCTGCCACAAGCCGCTTTGAGCTGCTTGCCCAGTTGCTCCAGCGCGGCTTCGTCCACCAGCACGCCTTTGACCAGCGTCACGGCCTTGCCGCCGCGCCCCTTGGTCTCGCGCGAGACGCGCACGATGCCGTCGCCCGTTGGCAGGGCTTTGTTGCGCTTGCAGGTGCATTGCGCCACGGGCTCGCGGCAGCCGGGGCACATGCGGCCCGCGTCCGTCGAATAGACAAGCCCGCCCAGGTCTGCGAACGATTTCATTGCTTGCCCTCCACTTCATCTTGCAGCATGTGAAAGTCGAGCAGGCGGGTCGCCAGCAGGGTCTCGGTCAAAAAACACACCAGCGCCAAAAGAAACGACACCACCCCTGCCAGAAAACCGCTCACGGCGAACCGGCTGGACTGGAAGTCGGTGGTTTCCCCCAGAAACAGCAAGATGATGGTGATTCCGATCAGAAACGCGCAGAACGTCAGCAACCCGATGCATCCATTGGCAAGACGACCACGCAACCGCAGCTCGGCCAGCTCACTGTAAGCGCGGGACAGAAAGTCAGGGTCTCGGTTGGCGCGCGCGCGGTCTTCCACCAACCGCGCCCGATCGATGATGCGCGCCAGCCGCCCGGCCACGGCTCCAATCATTCCGGACACGGCGGTGAGCAAAAACACGGGCGCCACCGCAAGCTGAATGCCATGGGTGATGACGGATGTATCAAGAGGCAATGCCATGGGTGGATACGAAGAGCAATCAAAACGAAAGTAGGAAAGCGATTATCAGCGGCGACAGGGGCCAGCACAGCCATGCAAGCGCTGGCATGTGGCAAAACAGCCCTTCCGCCCCAGGACACGCCCCTCCAGGGGAGACACGCACCGCTTGCGCGGGATCGCCCGCGCAGCGGGCCCTGGCCCACCACCCAGGCTGCGTCGCCGTGCCCAAACCGCAAACTGCGGCGACAATCCTTCATTCTTCCCGTTCGCGCTGCCGTGCGGTCATCCTCCACGCCGCTCCCAGTGCCCCGCCCATGCCTTTTGCTTCCCTCGGTCTTTCTCCGGCCCTTGTCCATGCTGCCAGCCAGCTGGGGTTTTCTGCGCCTACACCTATCCAGGCGGAGGCGATTCCTGCCATTTTGCAGGGCACAGACCTGCTAGGCGCCGCACAGACCGGATCGGGCAAAACAGCGGCTTTCGCGCTGCCCCTGCTGCAACAACTTCAAGGGGCAGCCTCCGGCTCCACGGGAGCAGCAAGAGCACCGGGGAGCGGGCCTCGCCGTGTGCGCGCGCTGGTGCTGGTCCCCACGCGTGAGCTGGCCGCCCAGGTGGGTGAAGTGCTGCGCAGCCTGGCACAGCACCTGCCGTTGCCCCCCAAGGTGGCGATCATTTTTGGTGGTGTGTCGATCAACCCTCAGATGATGGGCCTGCGCGGGGGGGCCGACATTGTGGTAGCCACACCGGGGCGACTGCTGGACCTGGTGGAGCACAACGCGCTCCGCCTGTCCGCCGTGGCCCACCTGGTGCTGGACGAAGCCGACCGCCTGCTGGACCTGGGCTTTGCCGAAGAACTGCAACGTGTGCTGGCGCTGCTGCCCGAAGCGCGGCAAAACCTGTTCTTCTCAGCCACTTTTCCAGCCGCCGTGCAGATTCTGGCCGATGGCTTGCTGAAAAATCCTGTGCGTGTGGAGGTGCCCCACACGCCGGGCAACGAACCATCCATTGAGCAACGCGCCATTGCCGTAGATGCAGCACGCCGCACCCAATTGCTGCGCCACCTGGTCAAGGAACACGGCTGGTCGCGGGTGCTGGTGTTCGTGGCCACGCAATACGCAGCCGAACATGTGGCCGAAAAACTCTACAAGGCCGGCATCTTTGCCACACCTTTCCACGGCGGACTCAGCCAGG
It contains:
- a CDS encoding DUF3149 domain-containing protein, translated to MKLLHDLFTTPYGLMSIIGIGFMLCMAGFFLRMFLGKMGAPQSPEPGKSVPTGGSKTLPPSR
- the serB gene encoding phosphoserine phosphatase SerB → MTHATEFAPGLVIQGIAPQLLLSSYKLIAFDMDSTLINIECVDEIADAAGRKAEVAAITEAAMQGLITDYKESLRQRVALLKGVTVQHMEHVFSERLRFNPGARELITAAKAAGLTTLLVSGGFTFFANRVKAGLGIDFARSNQLEIDNGQLTGRMVEQAWGDICDGAEKRRTLLEVASLMGIAPTQAIAVGDGANDLPMMGAAGLSVAYHAKPAVRAQANVAINLGGLDRLLEVLR
- a CDS encoding RrF2 family transcriptional regulator, which produces MRLTQWTDYTLRVLMYCASTQGRVQPVTITEVAELYGISRSHLMKIVQQLSAQGLLETTRGRGGGMRLMRPASSINIGAVVRSTETDFNLVECFDPLTNQCCLSDHCRLKGVLSQAIQAYLAVLDAVTLADLVAPASPLVGGGLVSIVAPPISRSASRSTNLNL
- the ytfE gene encoding iron-sulfur cluster repair protein YtfE — its product is MNARVDTLQTAQPILSADQQIGQIAVQLPGATAVFRRLKLDFCCGGQVSLSKAAAEKGLDPNAVLAELSALQRSDAVPEAASPSTLIDHIVARYHDVHRAQLPELIRMARRVEAVHRENPEVPAGLADLLEEMNEELQSHMLKEEQVLFPMLKAGGNPMVGQPIGMMRSEHVDHGEALDKLNELTNDATPPLGACNTWRALYAGIGQLSDDLINHIHLENNVLFPQFEASAAPAQGCGSSGCGCS
- a CDS encoding group III truncated hemoglobin; translated protein: MNPESTTPEPAAAPTLESITALVHGFYADVRQDALLGPVFEQALHGRWDAHLQRLVDFWSTVALGTRSFRGNVFGKHMALEGVTPAHFAAWVGLWQKHTQQLFAPDVARELQLAAHGIARNLFRGYFGSDPGFLEQRPDAHHAPATQA
- a CDS encoding DUF3820 family protein, coding for MDPEKLQRLVTMQMPYGKYKGTVLADLPGNYLHWFAREGFPKGELGQLLALMREIDHNGLSDLLTPLRRR
- a CDS encoding translation initiation factor Sui1 — its product is MKSFADLGGLVYSTDAGRMCPGCREPVAQCTCKRNKALPTGDGIVRVSRETKGRGGKAVTLVKGVLVDEAALEQLGKQLKAACGSGGTVKDGVIEVQGDHVERVVAAMQKLGHKVKRAGG
- a CDS encoding DUF2721 domain-containing protein, with amino-acid sequence MALPLDTSVITHGIQLAVAPVFLLTAVSGMIGAVAGRLARIIDRARLVEDRARANRDPDFLSRAYSELAELRLRGRLANGCIGLLTFCAFLIGITIILLFLGETTDFQSSRFAVSGFLAGVVSFLLALVCFLTETLLATRLLDFHMLQDEVEGKQ
- a CDS encoding DEAD/DEAH box helicase, with the protein product MPFASLGLSPALVHAASQLGFSAPTPIQAEAIPAILQGTDLLGAAQTGSGKTAAFALPLLQQLQGAASGSTGAARAPGSGPRRVRALVLVPTRELAAQVGEVLRSLAQHLPLPPKVAIIFGGVSINPQMMGLRGGADIVVATPGRLLDLVEHNALRLSAVAHLVLDEADRLLDLGFAEELQRVLALLPEARQNLFFSATFPAAVQILADGLLKNPVRVEVPHTPGNEPSIEQRAIAVDAARRTQLLRHLVKEHGWSRVLVFVATQYAAEHVAEKLYKAGIFATPFHGGLSQGARKQVLQEFKDERWQVVVTTDLAARGIDIAQLPAVVNYDLPRSAVDYVHRIGRTGRAGESGTAVTFVTADAEAHFRLIEKRQHLSLPREQIAGFERTEATPMQAPAEAPDGTGGIKGKRPSKKDKLRAAAAAASTATPEKKPTDPAR